A single region of the Triticum dicoccoides isolate Atlit2015 ecotype Zavitan chromosome 2B, WEW_v2.0, whole genome shotgun sequence genome encodes:
- the LOC119368855 gene encoding uncharacterized protein LOC119368855, translated as MTSTQRSESANHMLRNYVPPGCPMHMFVQKYMRLQFDRESEENYEEKRTRIGKPLMRANLAVERHASKIYTRAMFEQFGHILYECGAYQVEEIEKHKTYMAIHSETEKREKWCRVSYKVTMLDGGDEFDCECG; from the exons ATGACAAGCACACAGCGGAGTGAGAGCGCGAACCACATGCTGAGAAATTATGTCCCTCCTGGATGCCCAATGCACATGTTTGTCCAGAAATACATGAGGCTTCAGTTCGATCGCGAATCGGAGGAGAATTACGAGGAGAAACGCACACGCATT GGGAAGCCACTGATGAGGGCTAATCTTGCAGTGGAGAGGCATGCAAGCAAGATATACACACGAGCTATGTTTGAACAGTTTGGGCATATTTTGTATGAGTGTGGAGCTTATCAGGTGGAGGAGATTGAGAAACACAAAACATACATGGCAATACATAGCGAAACAGAGAAAAGGGAGAAGTGGTGTAGAGTATCTTACAAGGTGACTATGCTCGACGGTGGAGATGAGTTTGATTGCGAGTGTGGATAG